From the genome of Gracilinanus agilis isolate LMUSP501 chromosome 2, AgileGrace, whole genome shotgun sequence, one region includes:
- the LOC123236530 gene encoding 40S ribosomal protein S15a-like, with translation MVRMNVRADALRSINNAEKRGKRQVLIRHCSKVIVRFLTVMMKHGYIGEFEITDDHRAGKIVVNLTGRLNKCGVISPRFDVQLKDLEKWQNNLLSSHQFGFIVLTTLAGIMDHEEAR, from the exons ATGGTACGCATGAATGTCAGGGCAGATGCTCTCAGAAGCATCAACAATGCTGAGAAGCGAGGAAAACGCCAGGTTCTTAttagg cactgcTCTAAAGTAATTGTCCGGTTCTTAACTGTGATGATGAAGCATGGTTATATTGGCGAATTTGAGATCACTGATGATCACAGAGCAGGAAAAATTGTTGTGAACCTCACGGGCAGATTAAACAAGTGTGGTGTAATCAGCCCCAGATTTGATGTTCAATTGAAAGATCTGGAAAAGTGGCAGAATAATCTGCTATCATCCCATCAGTTTGGGTTCATTGTGCTTACAACCTTAGCTGGCATCATGGACCATGAGGAAGCAAGATGA